One part of the Mytilus trossulus isolate FHL-02 chromosome 11, PNRI_Mtr1.1.1.hap1, whole genome shotgun sequence genome encodes these proteins:
- the LOC134690454 gene encoding 17-beta-hydroxysteroid dehydrogenase 13-like isoform X1: METLVERIIFFTCIFFPRLLYYYCMALVTALIPAKPKCISGKIALVTGAGHGIGKEIALELARKGAKLVLWDINKANNDETALQINLMGGSATSYVVDVANAVDIHITAEQMRGEVGDIDILVNNAGILYGGELLKLKEAHIRRTFDVNTLAHFWTVKEFLPAMIEKNSGHIVTIASMVAKSGTAYMVDYSASKYAVYGFTEALSEELMKLGKNGVKTTTVCPAFVSTGLVKQIRDKITTLLTPGTVAVEVVKGIQYEEEHVYIPRILHLGLKLQMFSPRKFERWVKEFEGIVPQYDPNS, encoded by the exons ATGGAAACGCTTGTGGAGAGGATTatcttttttacatgtattttctttCCAAGACTGTTATATTATTATTGCATGGCCCTTGTAACAGCCTTGATTCCAGCTAAACCCAAATGCATCTCGGGTAAAATTGCATTAGTAACAGGTGCTGGACACGGTATTGGAAAGGAAATCGCATTAGAACTTGCACGAAAAGGAgcaaaattagttttatgggaTATAAATAAg GCAAATAACGACGAGACAGCTTTACAGATTAACCTTATGGGTGGCTCAGCAACGTCTTATGTGGTTGATGTAGCAAATGCCGTCGACATTCATATAACAGCCGAACAAATGAGAGGAGAAGTAGGAGATATAGATATACTGGTGAATAATGCTGGGATTTTATATGGTGGAGAACTCTTAAAACTTAAAGAGGCTCACATAAGGAGAACTTTTGATGTTAACACGTTGGCACATTTCTGG ACTGTGAAAGAATTTTTGCCAGCAATGATAGAAAAGAACAGTGGACATATTGTCACTATAGCATCAATGGTAGCTAAATCAGGGACAGCCTATATGGTAGATTATAG TGCATCTAAGTATGCTGTATATGGATTCACCGAAGCTCTGAGTGAAGAACTTATGAAGTTGGGGAAGAATGGAGTAAAAACTACAACCGTTTGTCCAGCATTTGTTTCAACTGGACTGGTCAAGCAGATCAGAGACAA AATAACGACATTATTAACTCCTGGTACTGTGGCTGTTGAAGTTGTTAAAGGTATCCAGTATGAAGAAGAACACGTGTATATACCTAGGATACTCCATCTTGGTTTGAAACTACAAAT GTTTTCCCCACGTAAGTTTGAAAGATGGGTCAAAGAATTTGAAGGTATTGTACCACAATATGATCCGAACTCCTAG
- the LOC134690454 gene encoding 17-beta-hydroxysteroid dehydrogenase 13-like isoform X2: protein MGGSATSYVVDVANAVDIHITAEQMRGEVGDIDILVNNAGILYGGELLKLKEAHIRRTFDVNTLAHFWTVKEFLPAMIEKNSGHIVTIASMVAKSGTAYMVDYSASKYAVYGFTEALSEELMKLGKNGVKTTTVCPAFVSTGLVKQIRDKITTLLTPGTVAVEVVKGIQYEEEHVYIPRILHLGLKLQMFSPRKFERWVKEFEGIVPQYDPNS from the exons ATGGGTGGCTCAGCAACGTCTTATGTGGTTGATGTAGCAAATGCCGTCGACATTCATATAACAGCCGAACAAATGAGAGGAGAAGTAGGAGATATAGATATACTGGTGAATAATGCTGGGATTTTATATGGTGGAGAACTCTTAAAACTTAAAGAGGCTCACATAAGGAGAACTTTTGATGTTAACACGTTGGCACATTTCTGG ACTGTGAAAGAATTTTTGCCAGCAATGATAGAAAAGAACAGTGGACATATTGTCACTATAGCATCAATGGTAGCTAAATCAGGGACAGCCTATATGGTAGATTATAG TGCATCTAAGTATGCTGTATATGGATTCACCGAAGCTCTGAGTGAAGAACTTATGAAGTTGGGGAAGAATGGAGTAAAAACTACAACCGTTTGTCCAGCATTTGTTTCAACTGGACTGGTCAAGCAGATCAGAGACAA AATAACGACATTATTAACTCCTGGTACTGTGGCTGTTGAAGTTGTTAAAGGTATCCAGTATGAAGAAGAACACGTGTATATACCTAGGATACTCCATCTTGGTTTGAAACTACAAAT GTTTTCCCCACGTAAGTTTGAAAGATGGGTCAAAGAATTTGAAGGTATTGTACCACAATATGATCCGAACTCCTAG